The DNA segment GGCGGTGgcggtggtggtggtggaggaGGTGGCGGTGGTGGTGGAGGACTTCTTgatccacaaccaaatgaacggCAATCAACTGGACCTCGTGAATAAAAAGCCTTACATTCATTAATTGAACGTTGTGATGGCCTATAGGGTATACAattcttcttatcatttttatccTTCAACTTGAGACAAATCTTCGGTTCATCACAGAAATAATTATAAGAGTAGGTGAAATTCTTCAACGTCGGCAACGAGCAAATACTTGCCGGAATCTCGCCGGAGAGCTTGTTATGTGCCACGTTGAGATGTTCCAATTTCTTCATGCCCGCAATTGTTTCCGGCAACTTCCCAACAAGATTGTTAAAGCTTACATCAAAAACCGTCACATTTTTCAAGAACCCTAGTTCTTGTGGCAAACATCCATTTAAACTAGCATTCATGAGAATAATCTGATTTAgcgttttccccatttttgctatACTTGGTGGTATACATCCCGTGACATTGATATTTGCCATAACCAAAGCAGAAACAGGCGAGTTTCCTAAGTTTTTAGGCCATGTAAACTGAAAATTGTTGTTGTTTATGAAAAGGGCATCCAGTTTTCGATCCCAGAGTCGAgaagggacatttccttcgaaTTG comes from the Nicotiana tabacum cultivar K326 chromosome 14, ASM71507v2, whole genome shotgun sequence genome and includes:
- the LOC142168725 gene encoding leucine-rich repeat extensin-like protein 6, with protein sequence MKFINLALFGFFFIIFFFSKPSFQASPPPPPIKYDQNPRLFNAYIALQAWKHVMTSDPRNFTKNWYGYKVCNYTGVYCAPAPDNPEITTVAGIDLNHANISGYLPEDLGLLTDLAVFHINSNRFSGTVPKSFSKLQLLYELDVSNNLLCGEFPSVVLSLSSLKFLDIRYNQFEGNVPSRLWDRKLDALFINNNNFQFTWPKNLGNSPVSALVMANINVTGCIPPSIAKMGKTLNQIILMNASLNGCLPQELGFLKNVTVFDVSFNNLVGKLPETIAGMKKLEHLNVAHNKLSGEIPASICSLPTLKNFTYSYNYFCDEPKICLKLKDKNDKKNCIPYRPSQRSINECKAFYSRGPVDCRSFGCGSRSPPPPPPPPPPPPPPPPPPPKSHYYHYP